From Prosthecobacter vanneervenii:
CGCAGGCGGATGTAGGCGTGGGAGGAATCGCGTGCGGCGGCAAGGGCTTTGCTTTCATCCTTGCTCTGCATGCCGGAGATTGCGGCGGAGGCACCGGAGATGTCCTGAAGACCGAGGCGGGAGGCGTGCAGCGTCCAGTCCTGCCAGTGGCGCTGGTGGGTGCGGATCTGCTCGTGCAGAGTGGCAGCGGCGGTTTCCAGGCGGCTGATCTCTTTGGTCAGGTCGCGGCGGCGGCGGTCGTTTTCCTCCATTCGCGCCGCTTTGTCGCCGAGGGCGGCGCGTGCGGCCTCCACGGAGCGGCGCAGGCGGTCGCGCTCTTCCAGGGTGTTTTCGTGAACCTTGCGATTGTCCTCGTACTCGGCCTGTTTTTCCTCCAGTTCAGCACGGCTGCGCTGGAGGTTTTCCAGGGCCTCCTCATGCTTCAAGGCGTCGCTGAGGTGGCTGTAGAGAGCGGATTCGCGCTTGGAGCTGACCCAGTCCTGATGGTGTTTGGAGATGCCTTTGAGGCGCTCGAGCTGGTCGTACATTTTCTCCAGACGCTCCTGGGCACGGCGGTGGGCATCCACGCTGGCTTTGACGGCTTTCACATCCGGCATGCCGGGTTCGAGAAGGAACTCGCGCACGAATTTTTCGAAATTACTCTCCGGCTCAAAGGCCATGGCGCGGGGCAGGGTCTTGCCCATCTGCTCCGGGTCAAAGCCCAGGTGGCTGCGCAGCGCCATTTCCTCCAGATAGGCTTTCTGGCGGTCCCATACGTCGCCGTCCAGCTCGCGCTTCACCCGGGTGCGGAACTCGTCTTCAGGCAGAAATTTCAGCGCCTGGGGTCCGGCTTCGCTGTCCAGGAAATCCTGCCATGCCAGCCTGCGTCCGGCGCGGAACCAGATGGTGGAGGGTTTTGCTGTGGGGCTTTCGTATTCGATGCGTGCGCCGTAGGTTTCGCGGCGCGGCTCTTCCTCGCCAGGCTGCAGCGGCCAGGTAAACTCCAGGCCAGCCAGCGTCACGCTGCTGGGGCGCAGGTAGCGCTCATTACCATCGCGGCCGGTGGTGTTGGTGTCGCAGAGGCAGTAGCCGCGCAGGCTGCGTCCGCTGCCTGCACCTGCGGCGGCTTTGTTGAACTTGCTCTGCTGCTCCCCCAACATGACGAACTGGATGAGGTCCAGCAGCGCGCTTTTGCCGCTGCCATTGGCACCGGTGATCAGGGAAAGGCCGGAGACATCGATGATCTGGCGGTAGCCGTACCAGTTCACCGCGAGGATGCGGCTGAGAGTGATGCGCGACTGGCTCATGCAGCGGGCACCTCCTCAGCAACAGTGGTGGCGCCATCTTTTGGCGGCTGAAATGTTTCGGCGCGGGCCTGCCATGCGGCGATGTCGTCAAAAGGAATCACCCGCGCGAGGCTGGGCAGGATCTCGATCTGCATCTCCCCGGCTTGCGTCATGCCTTCGGGTTTGAGCGTGCGCACGAGGCGGTGCCTGCGCAGACGCACGAGGCAGGACTCGATCTGGGATTTTTCCGGGGTGGCGACCTTGTCGAAATACACCTTCAGCGCGGCCCAGAGCTGATCCACCGTCACAATGACGGCCTCCTGGCTTCCGGTGCTGATTTCGTCATCGTACAAGCGCCAGAGCGCGAGAAGCACCAGTGTCTCGTCCTTGTCGAAACGGCCCAGCAGCAGGCAGGATTCGGTGCGAGGTCTGGCCTGCAGCAGCGAATGGTCTTCATCGACAATCAGTTCCAGCGCCAGAGGGGAGAGGTAATCCTCGATGTGCGTGCGGTAATGGTCGCGGGCAAGGAGGTACAGCTCGCGACCGCTGCCCTCGTCTCCCAGCAACACGCCACGCCCCAGCAGCTCCGCCAGCACCTCGCGCAACGCGGCGCGGTCAGCATCTGGCACATCGCTCCAGAAGAAGCGTGGCCAGAGAGGATCTGAGGTGGATGTGGACATGCGGGGGGGGCGGATGATGGAGGAGCTTAAACGTTTGCTCAACCTTCTCTTGTGATGGCAAACCGCTCTACGCGGTGCCCGGCATGCGTGTCGTGTTCCAAGATATGCGGCTCCAGGCCGTTGCGGCGGCGGAGACCGTCCACGCTCCAGCGGACGCGTTTGCCAGCCAGGGCGGGGGCGTGCTCGTAGGCCACCACAGCGAGGAGGTCGAGAAGGTCGTCCGTGGTTTCGAGGTGGATTTCTTCGGTGCTGGTGCTGCTCTTTTTGGTGGGAAGTAGCTTGGCGACGAGGCGCGCGGCACGCTGGGGCGTGAGGGCGAGGCGCTGGCGCTCCTTCCAGGCGGCGAGGACATCGTCTGCGCTTTGTTTGGAGGTGCTGCTTTGGCCGAAGGTGAGATCGACGGGAGCTTTGGTGCGGCGTGGTTTGTAGAGGGACTCGGTGCCGAAGAAGAAGCGTGTCTCGATGCAGCGCGGGGTGAAGTCCGCAGGCTGGCCGCCGAGCTCTGAGAAACGGCCCCCGGCCTGAGCGGAGTTGATGGCGTCGCAGTAGGCCTTGATGATCTCCGGGCGGCGGCCGCGCAGCTCGGTCTGGTAGCGGTAGCGCTGCTGGCTGAGGCGGTTGAAGGCGGCCATGCGCAGATCGATGGCTTCAGCGCGGCGCTTGAGGCCACCGAGATCGCGGTCCAGCCGTGTCAGCAGAGACAAGGCAAGGTCGTAGGACTCGCTGCTCTCGTAGCCGTAGTGCTCGCGCAGGCCTTCGGCGAGGCGTTCGCGCATGAGCGGGTCATCGTGACGCTCGGCGATGGTGCTGCGGGCTTTCTCAATGCGCATGAGCAGGCCGCCGCGGCGGAGGGCATCGTAGCAGACCATGTGCTGGCCCTGGCCGAACTCCTCATAAAGCAGGCTCAGGGTATCTGCGGCGGTGGCCGTCTGCCTTTGGCGCTGCTCAAAGCTGGTGACGATTTTTTCCACGGCATGCAGCTGCTCGATGGCGCGCTGTAGACGCTGGGAGAGATCGGTGATGGTGGAGCGGAGCTGGTCTGGCTGCTGCAGAGTGGGATCGAGCACGCCACGCTCCTCCAGCGTCTGGCACAGGCCGCGCAGGGTATCGGCAAAGGTCTTCAGCTCCGCCACGCGGTCTTCAGCGAGATCACGCAGCATGCGCAGCAGAGGGCGCAGGCCGGGGGTGATGACAGCCCAGCGCTCGTGCAGGCCCAGGGTCTGATCCTCCAGCCAACCGGCGGCAATGAGGCGATTGAAAAACTGGCTGGCGCGCTGGCGGGCGTCGCGCATTGCAGCGCCCTCATCCTCAGCCAGGAGGGAGAGAGGGTGGCGGGCGATGACTTCGCGGATGATTTCGTTGGTTTCGCGCTGGGAGAGCCTGCCCGCCTCACCTGCTTCCTCGATCAGTCGATCGGCGCAGTCCACGTAAACCGGCGCAGAGGGGCGGGCGAGGGGGCGGAAAAAATCCGCCGAGACGCTGCGGCTGAGTCGGGTGCTGAGAGATTCGGCAATCATCTGCGGCCCACCATGCGGAGACTTCACCGTGTGGCAACTGCCCGTCCTACTCCGCTCTAGGCATGGACGATCCCGCCGTGCGACTTGGCATCCGTAAGAGGTGGAATTGGACCAGCGTTGTCCCGGACTGCCCCAATTTTGTCAAAAAACGCCCTTCACCAACCCATGAAGACACGTCTCCTCATCCCTGCGCTCTTCCTTTCCGCCGCCGTGCATGCTGCGCCGCCGAAGAAGGAGGAGGGCATCGACCCGAACAAGCCGGTCTCCTTTTACAAGCATATCCGCCCCATCTTTCAGGCTCAGTGCAATGGCTGCCACCAGCCCGCTAAGAAGAAGGGCGACTACATCATGACGGAGTTTGCCGCCCTGATCAAAGGAGGCGAGGAAGGGCATGCAGTCATCCCGGGCAAGCCCGCTGAATCCAACCTGCTGAAGCTCATCAAGCCGGACGAAAAGGGCAAGGTGGAAATGCCCCAGAAGGCGGACCCGCTGCATGAGACGCAGATTGCGCTGATCGAGCGCTGGATCGTGGAAGGTGCGAAGGATGACACGCCTGCCTCTGCCAAGGCGGAATACGACATGGCACACCCTCCGGTGTATGTGAAGGCACCGGCCATCACCTCCATCGAGTATTCACCCGATGGCAGCATGATTGCGGTGGCGGGTTACCATGAAGTGCTGGTGCACAAGGCGGACGGCAGCGGCATCGTGGCCCGTCTGGTGGGTCTGGCGGAGCGCATTCAGAAGCTGGCCTGGTCTCCGGACGGCAAAAAAATCGCCGTGACCGGCGGCAGCCCGGCGCGCATGGGCGAAATCCAGATCTGGGACGTGGCGGGGAAGAAACTGGAGCTGTCCAAGTCGCTCACGTTTGACACGCTGTATGGCGCAAGCTGGTCGCCGGATGGCAAATACCTCGCCTTTGGCTGCGGCGACAATGCAGTGCGTGCGATTGAAGCCGCCACCGGCAAGGAAACCCTTTTCATGGGCGGCCACAGCGACTGGGTGCTGGACACCGTATGGGGCGTGGATGGCAAGCATGTGGCCTCCTGCGGCCGGGACATGAGCGTGAAGCTGACCGAGGTGGCCACGCAGCGCTTTGTCGATAACATCACCTCCATCACCCCCGGCGCGCTGAAGGGCGGCGTGCAGGCGCTGGCTCGACATCCGCAGCGCAATGAGGTGCTCATCGGCGGCACGGACGGCGTGCCTGCAATCTACCGCATGGAGCGCATCACCAAGCGTGTGATTGGAGACAATGCGAACCTGATCCGCAAATTCCCCGCGATGCAGGGCCGCATTTTTGGCGTGGATTTTGCGCCAGACGGCAAACGCATTGCCGTGGGTTCCTCGAATGAGGGCGTGGGCGCTGTAAATATCTACTCCAGCGACTACGACAGCACGATGCCGGAAGGCGTGAAGAAGATCGTGGAAACCGTGAACGGCAAAGGACCAGAGCTGGACGAGTGGATCGTCAAAGATGTGAAGCAGCTGAGCAGCACCCCGGTGCCCTGTGGCATTTTCAGTGTGACCTTCAGCCCGGATGGCAAGACGGTTGCGGTGGCAGGCCAGGATGGCCAGATCCGCGTGATCGACGCTGCCACGGGAGCCATCGCCAAGGAGTTTGTCTCCGTGCCGCTGGTGAAGGAAAAGGTGCTTGCTGCCACGGATGTGATTGCAGACGACAGCGTGCGCGCGGTGCTGGAAAAAGACACCAAAGTGGAAACCTTGCACACAGGCCCGACGGTGGCCTCCATCGAGGTCGAGCCGATGACGATCAAGATCGGCAAGCCCACCGAGTACGCGCAGCTTCTTGTCACCGCACGCATGAGCGACGGCACCCGCGCGGATGTGACACGCATGGCCAAAATCACGGCGGAGAACACCGATGTGGTGGATGTGAATACGCGCGGCATGGTGCGCCCGGACAAGGACGGCGCCACGAATGTGAAAATCTCATTTCAGGGCAAGACCGCAAACATCCCGGTGAACGTGGCCGGCATGAACGTGGCACTGAAACCCGACTACGTGCGCGATGTGATGCCCATCATGTCAAAGCTTGGCTGCAACCAGGGCACCTGCCACGGCGCCAAGGAAGGCAAGGCGGGCTTCAAGCTCTCCCTCCGTGGGTATGATCCCGTGTATGACGTGCTGGCCTTCACCGACGATATCTCCAGCCGACGTGCGAACGTGGCCTCGCCTGAGCACTCGCTCATGCTGCTGAAAGCCAGCGGTGCCGTGCCGCATGAGGGTGGCCAGCTCACCGTGCCGGGAGAGCTTTACTATGAGTCCCTGAAGGCCTGGATCGGCCAGGGGGCAAAGCTGGATCTGAAGACGCCGCGCGTCACCAGCATCGAGCTGTCTCCGAAGAACCCCGTCATCGAGCGCATCGGTGGCCGCCAGCAGCTTCGCGTCATCGCACACTATGCGGATGGGTATGTCAAAGACGTGACCGCTGAGGCCTTCCTGGAAAGCGGCAATGGCGATGTGATTGAAGCGGACAAGAAAGGCCTCATGACCAGCCTCCGTCGTGGCGAGGCTCCCATCCTCGCCCGCTTTGAAGGCGCGTATGCCGCCACCACAATCACCGTGATGGGCGACCGCACTGGCTTCGCCTGGAAGGAGCCGGAAAAGTGGAAC
This genomic window contains:
- a CDS encoding DUF4194 domain-containing protein — protein: MSTSTSDPLWPRFFWSDVPDADRAALREVLAELLGRGVLLGDEGSGRELYLLARDHYRTHIEDYLSPLALELIVDEDHSLLQARPRTESCLLLGRFDKDETLVLLALWRLYDDEISTGSQEAVIVTVDQLWAALKVYFDKVATPEKSQIESCLVRLRRHRLVRTLKPEGMTQAGEMQIEILPSLARVIPFDDIAAWQARAETFQPPKDGATTVAEEVPAA
- a CDS encoding Wadjet anti-phage system protein JetA family protein, producing the protein MIAESLSTRLSRSVSADFFRPLARPSAPVYVDCADRLIEEAGEAGRLSQRETNEIIREVIARHPLSLLAEDEGAAMRDARQRASQFFNRLIAAGWLEDQTLGLHERWAVITPGLRPLLRMLRDLAEDRVAELKTFADTLRGLCQTLEERGVLDPTLQQPDQLRSTITDLSQRLQRAIEQLHAVEKIVTSFEQRQRQTATAADTLSLLYEEFGQGQHMVCYDALRRGGLLMRIEKARSTIAERHDDPLMRERLAEGLREHYGYESSESYDLALSLLTRLDRDLGGLKRRAEAIDLRMAAFNRLSQQRYRYQTELRGRRPEIIKAYCDAINSAQAGGRFSELGGQPADFTPRCIETRFFFGTESLYKPRRTKAPVDLTFGQSSTSKQSADDVLAAWKERQRLALTPQRAARLVAKLLPTKKSSTSTEEIHLETTDDLLDLLAVVAYEHAPALAGKRVRWSVDGLRRRNGLEPHILEHDTHAGHRVERFAITREG